Proteins encoded by one window of Venturia canescens isolate UGA chromosome 2, ASM1945775v1, whole genome shotgun sequence:
- the sac gene encoding dynein axonemal heavy chain 1, which yields MNLREMKKPTTPKRGYYSEIVTGSTEYPVRPRPIAPRRTKLVWQIFTEQHTATVKDNFTTHESSGSLGAAERWVTFPEDPSIKEIHVEPKHLPRNIEMERRRRLYRNLRVQDALSKAGVSLLDILSPDVVRPLASDEQKHGLCPTVNFLPLEIFDNEDLDCRTVNDWMQLGFIDGTKYPLPATVFVEKPIEKTVYSLPRNLKELVNLYDWHNAAVTHYDDETKLWTVRTLDGHARIFQLPRILIRFFAEDPCLFAERVVAAIKARNQSEACISYGKSMTLDEFEAQQIQTTSALIKYLREHWLENIVRSVRMWLRDIGKGCFSIELKVPKIYDVLKLKRFNDLTVLLMQQLL from the exons ATGAATTtacgtgaaatgaaaaaaccgaCGACTCCCAAACGAGGTTATTACTCGGAAATCGTAACAG GGAGCACGGAATATCCTGTCAGACCGAGACCCATCGCTCCCAGGAGAACGAAGCTTGTCTGGCAAATATTTACCGAGCAGCACACCGCAACGGTGAAGGATAACTTTACAACCCACGAAAGCTCTGGTTCGCTCGGCGCTGCTGAGCGCTGGGTAACCTTCCCCGAGGATCCATCGATC AAAGAAATACACGTCGAACCGAAACACTTGCCTCGTAACATTGAGATGGAACGGCGACGTAGACTTTACAGAAATCTGCGAGTTCAGGACGCTTTAAGTAAAGCAGGAGTTTCTTTACTCGACATTTTATCACCAGATGTTGTACGACCGCTCGCCAGTGACGAACAAAAACACGGTCTCTGCCCTACCGTCAATTTTTTACCACTCGAGATTTTCGATAACGAGGATTTGGACTGCAG AACGGTAAACGACTGGATGCAACTAGGATTCATCGATGGTACAAAGTATCCGTTACCAGCGACCGTATTCGTGGAAAAACCCATTGAAAAAACGGTCTATTCGTTACCACGAAATTTGAAAGAGCTCGTGAATTTGTACGATTGGCACAACGCTGCTGTAACTCACTACGACGACGAAACCAAACTGTGGACCGTCCGAACTCTCGATGGACATGCAAGAATATTCCAATTACCACGAATTCTCATTCGTTTTTTCGCCGAGGATCCTTGTCTATTCGCTGAAAGAGTCGTTGCTGCGATAAAAGCTCGAAATCAATCCGAAGCATGCATCAG CTACGGAAAATCCATGACCCTCGACGAGTTTGAGGCTCAACAGATCCAAACGACGAGCGCTTTGATCAAATATCTCAGAGAACACTGGTTGGAAAATATAGTTCGTTCAGTTAGAATGTGGCTCAGAGATATAGGCAAAGGATGCTTCAGTATTGAACTCAAGGTCCCGAAAATTTACGACGTCTTGAAGCTCAAAAGATTCAACGATTTGACAGTCCTACTTATGCAA CAGCTTTTGTGa